In Aethina tumida isolate Nest 87 chromosome 2, icAetTumi1.1, whole genome shotgun sequence, the DNA window AAAAAGGAAAGCCACTCAAGAAAGTGGGCTTAAACAATTAAcagattttttcaattgtacacCAAAAAAAGCAAAAGTGGCGCAGTACAAACTGACTACAGAAGTTGAGGAATTGATTGAAAAAGATGAATTAAACGAAAAGCTTTGGGAGGAATGCAAGACTTATATTAAAGAtggaaaactgaaatttttggaaaaggttgaagaaatatttatgtgcATTTGTTGTCAGGAAGTTGCATATCTTCCAGTCACAACAGAATGCAAACACAACATCTGCAAAGTATGTAatcttattttgtatttttgaaaataattaatttgtttttattgttttagtcGTGTTTGAAACGATCTTTTTCTGCAAAAATTTACACATGTCCTTACTGCAGGTTTGACTTGGGggagaaatatattataaaggtGAATGAAACATTAAGTGATACCTTGAAGTTATTATTCCCTGGATATGAAGCTACAAGatgataatgtaatttttaattttttgttttattgttttttagttgtaattgtaatcgtaatttttattaattgattcacGAAATCGTTCTTTATTGAATTCTATTGTGTGcatataaatctaataaatcatGTTTACTtaactattgtttttttattttttataccttTAACTTATCCTTAGAATGGTATAAATAcgctaaatttgtaaataagacagcttttatcatatataatttaataaataaataattatacatcaCTGAAACAATCACTGGAACAATCTAAATACCTAAATACTGACATATAGTGTAATACTTTCGCCTCCATTTTGGATTATCAAAGCATTTGTACAGATCGTTTACTTTCAAACAATCTCCCTTGGACATGCCTTTTCTTTGGCCAATTTTCCCTCCTGGCATCTTGGGAGTAATTGTAGGTTTACCTTTCTCTTTGCTGAAAAATCCAGTACCATAATGCATGATGGAATCATAGTCATATTCAAAACTGTAAGTAGTATTTTCTAAACTTTGTTTGTCGAAATTGCCCCTGTACCCTGTAAATACGAAAAAACCaattatttcaaacaatttcataaattacattCTTTACTTGGTATAATATTATCTTCGTGTATCTTGACGAATTTATCGCGGTCCCATCTGGACTGTTCGTGGAAGATGCCCAGGGCGTGCATCAATTCATGTATGGCTCTGCCCTCTGATCCTAAACAATTCGGACCTCTGTGATTCGGCGGCTCCAAACTCACAATTTGGGCTCCACCGAACCTACCAACAAAGGACCAACATCCTTTCGGGTACTTGATCGGCCATATCAACAGATAATCCTTGCTTTTGCCGTTCCAAGGGACGAACCTTACGCAGGTCATAAAATTCAGCGTCCTGATAGCTTTGTAGATGGTAACTCTGTCTGAACCGTCTGcaaaagaaatgtttaatgttgaattgatttacttttattccATGTTACCATATAATGGACTGATTACGTAGGGGATAGTGCGATTTTTCCACAGCTTCTCAGGGAATGTGTCGAAACGAATTCCCACTCTCCAGTAGTTGTATATATCTTCGTTCATTGCCATATCACCTTGGAACAGGCCTGGTGTCACTTCTGGATCAAAAATCTCTTCGGGTAGATCATCGGCTCCGTTATGGAATGCCACTGTAAGAAAGTAAATTCTTATCATCAGATTATACTTTGgaataaactttctttttaaacaataattaatagttcttGACTGTTTATATAGACAGTGATtaccttattaatttttaagacatttgtcacaaaaaaatataaaagaagtcAATACAGTGtgtatttagtttataattgatGAGAGTAGTGTTTATATGGATGTTTGTCGAAATTTGTTCAGATAATTATgcttatatgtaaataaatctatGATAGGAAGGATACAGTAATTAGAATGTTGGGATCTGGAAATGTAATTTCTCGCTTGGGTACTCAATTTTCTCATGTCTCATGTTGACTGGACGGAAGAATAGACATCTATCTGTACTTCAGATGTGTTCAGATGATGTGTTCCACAAAATTGTTTACCTATTTTAAGGCATTCTATTATGACACAAGGATATACACAAAGGTCTGTTAATGGTAAACTaccatatttctttttattgacGATAATGTTCATACCATTGCTCAGGGATTTTGATTGAATGGCTCAAAACTCTGGGTACTGAAACTTTACAACTTTCTCTAGATCACTTGGCCTAAATCAGGGATATCCTAAATCTTTGACTTTGGAACCATCAATCCCACCCTAATACTcttcaataatttgataagCAATAATTTCGAAGACTTTATAttccaagaaaaatttaataacctcataaatttttcacttttaaaaattctaaaatataaaataataaaatgtcaatgaaaatgtgatttttacatatttttctatattcttAATGTTTGAAGGAAAAGTAGAAGTATataggaaaattaaaaaattaattgaaatattttaaaatttatactatatgcaatactttaaattttattaggcaaactaaaagaaaataactaaCACACAATAACGGAAAATTGTACAATGTAAAAAACTTTGAACCTAAATATCAACATACCATCTTCGTAAGGCACTGGTGGATCGACATGGTCGGGCACGTAGGGCAAAAGGAACCTGGCAAAAACCGCATGACACCAGCACAGAAGACCTAGAAGAGCGTATGTGTATCGCATTATAGTTGTCGCGGAATCGACTGATCGAACTAGCACATGAAGGGGACACTTCATTCCTCCACATCGTAACACTTTTCGTCAACTTTAGTCGCCATTGGTTTACGGCATTCCTACTTACCTGTCGACAAAATTGTTAGTACGTCGATTCGCAACGTGTTATTATATTAGCATTCACCTCcacacatttatattaatttatcgatttcgttttttctttttacacacgggtattttattaaatcggtTCGATGGTGCCGGAGGCACGTAAGCGTTTCCTGGAGGTGGTCTTTTCATCGAATTGGAtggattcaattaattttcagctCTGAACTGCTGCTATTGGAAGtctgttaataaattgttaagttGTGTTGCTCGTACATAAAGTTGTTTACTCTTTTACCATAATGTATAACAAATAGCACGAATTTTCTAAAAGAAACctgattaaatgttattttcaaaactaGACTGGTTTCGTTTTCAGACCAGTAGTTCGATTTCACACCCAAAACcggtttagtttttaaaacaaaaatagaagAAGAGTGCTTCATGTTCTTCATTAATACGATCAgtgttaaatacaattaaaaatttgatttgtgtcgccaaaattaattcaaaccttatgtgaattttatacaaatgtaaAGTAACTGTAATATTTACGTAAGATCAGTCGTACGACATACATTTGATTCACcaaaacaaactaaatatgttaatcataaagaaaacaatttgttaCCTACCCACAGCGGTTTAACTTGATTTAATACATCTCAGAGAGCATAAATTATGATTCGATTAAAAGGTAGCACTGTAATTAAAATCCGGcgattatgaattttattttctcattAACATACTGAcctaacaaataaaacttgataaaaGTTTCAAAGAACAGTTACATGATCGTTTGGTAGTCTATATAAATGGATCTGTGGTAAATGGAAACAatttacatattcaaattgttaaaaaccGCCTGAAACGAAATGGTGCCCATTAGTCCCAACAATGGACTGTTTTAAGTAGATTGATTAATTTCTTTGCAAATTTCCTACGTGTGCCTGACATATTGCACCTCAATAAGGAACTATGAGTTTATGTCAAGGCTGGTTAAAACTCAGTTCTGATAAaaatcacacacacacataccgGTGTTGTACAAACATAACAATTATTGTGGTTGctttgttttaaaactaattatcgAGCTGCGACAACTAATTGCAACTTGAACGGATTAAAACGCCGGTTATATAACTATTGTCAATCAGCTTAAACAGTCacaccaataattaaattcatgtcTCATGCTTATTACTGATGAGATCAACTTGGGTCGAAAGTAATGTACATACACGGTatgctaaaaataaatggatatGTCATCAGGagttgttttcaattttgtacGGAGCAATGTAATTTTGGGACGCCCTTTGTTTATCTTGTTGCATTTGCGTACTCTTAACCATCAGACATAGTTGTTATGATGATTCACACCATTTGGTTCgggtctatttttaatatcagtaTTAATTAAGGGTGTTTTCATACGGCGTAGTTTTTCAAACGTTACAACAAAATGACCACAGTACTATGGTtacattagaaataaaatagaaaactgATAAGcgaataaatatttggcacGAATTCACAGAGTCTGCAAAAACAGATATAAAGTTTATGTTTTCGGTTGCAGCACGTATTCTGCAATAAAAGtgctaatattaaattaatgttacggtttaattttatacgaaaTTTCTCTAAATGTTTTGTAATCATTAAACAATTGGCAGTTGTGTGGTATGAATACGTCGGATAAAGATTTCAtttctcttaaaataataaagcctacattaatattaaattttcgatGTGCACAATTTGTTAAGTCAtctgtagtatttaaattttattgcttgcattttttttttgtgtgtgtgAAATTCAAAGTGCATTTGCAATGAAAACCATCAGGATTAAAATAGAGTGTTTCAAGTGAATTTATGCCCGACACATAATTGCTGAAATGGTTGCAGTGAATATCGGGTCACTTCAGAGCCAATATTAAATTGgttctataataatttattgctttttatattgtttacagtaataaatataaaactttcgtttaagcaagaattcgaaaatcataaataatatgatttacGTTCAGTTGGATGAGGTTCATGTTGAAAATAGATTAGAATTTAAAGGCATGACATCGtcgataattttgattttaaagtttgatattacattaatttttttcgttgAAGACTGTTATATCTATGCAAATTTTCGAGTTACTCCATTTAGActtgatacatttttatgaaaatattttatctaatcttgaatattcaagaaattttgttgtaaatttatttacgaaaCAAAATGCCACGTTTATTTCCGTATCatcatcatatttattatatacaattatatatgttagcttacgtcatcaccttcaccgatggaccgatgcgacgtgctcacatctatttagactagttttgttttataagcaaatctgaagtatttgtttacatttaataatcggggcagttcttaagaaagaaccgagcagtcaagctttagatgtcgagggttaaactacgtttgttgtaataaagcgtattattgtgaatttagtgttttaatcaaactaaaaagacagattaacagtcgctaatctatcatcagaagtgggataaaggatatcttctcgtgaattatttccggaagaaaggacctaaaaaaaaaaaaataaatttttttttgtgtttctttgtgaACAAACAATGGCAGACAATAGTGAAAAACACAAACGCGCAGTGAGTCCGAACGTTGTGAACATTACCGAAAGTGTATCGGAGACGGACAATAATATGgcgttgttatttaaaatgcagCAAGAAAATAACAACAGTTTCCAAAAACAAATCATGGAAATTTTGTCGACAATGGCCAACGCCCAAACTACTCAAGCAACATTGAGGGTGACTGCGCAGACGCAACCTGTTTCCGCTTCAGTATCAGAAGGTGTAAGTGCCGCGGCGGCGCAGTTTCGACTTGCAAGTTTTGACCCAGATGATACACCGTTTACTATGGTTGAGTGGATGGATGATGTTACTAGGATCCAACAGGAGCTGGAAATATCCGATactcttattgttttaaaagctgGTCATGCTTTACGAGGACGTGCAGCACGCTTTTATCAACATTGGAAACCTATTATTAGAGATTGGGCTTCTTTTCGACGAGATTTTGAAATTGCGTTTCCTGAGTTAGGTACTCCTGCTACTCGTATCAGAAATTGTTTAGCAATTAAgagttcaagttttgattcactagTAGAATACGGTAACGCCAAATTAACAGCAATTAGAAGATTTTATTCAGACTTTCCATGGAATGTTGTGTTAAGTCTTGTTGAATACGATATTCAAAACACAGAAGTGAAAAATCGAATCTCCTTGCTAGCTCCTACATGTGATTCTGaactattaaaactgttgGCTACCTGTGATGCGAATAAATTGAACGCTGGTGTGCGAGAGCGTGAATTGTCACGAAAACGACCGTATAGCTTTCGTGATCAGCGTTCGTTTCAAGGAAACTGCAGAAGATGTCAACGCTATGGACATAAAGCAGTGGATTGCAAAAATGCGGAAAAAATACAGAATATGTCGGAAAAGGTACAGCCGGGTCCTTCTGGAGTACATCAAAGAAATTTTTCGTCTGGCAACAACACCTCAGCAAATAAGAAGTTTTGTAACATCTGTGGAGTGAATGGACATTCAGAAGATACATGCTatagtaaaaaacaatgaCATGAGGCATCAAAACGAGTGCTCCTGGCAAAAAACACTCGTTTTATCCGTTCATTTCCATCAGCTACGGTTACTAACAATTCCATGATCAGTTCAATAGCATACTTAGTAGACACAGGTGCAGATGTCTCAATACTTCACGAAAAAATAGCGAAAGCCTTAGACTTGCAAATTCAACCGGATTGCCAAATACTGTCTGGTGTAGGAAATTGTGTTATGAAGCCTCTGGGTCGCAGTAGTGTTGTGATGTGTACACCAACCATGACAttagaaattgattttctaattGTGCCAGATGGATCAATTCCTGGATGTGATGTTGACGCTTTAATTGGACTTGATGTTTTAAAACGACcaggtattaaaattgaatttaatgcaAACAGTGTAGACATTGTATATGATCATAGTGATAGGCAACGAATTTGTGCTATATACGCGTTTGAAGAAAATGACTTAAATTTGTCAGGACTGGACGAGTGGGttattaaggaaataaaaacaataatccaAAATGGAATAAGTCAAACACCGGCCGCAGTAACAACAAACAAGTTAAGAATAACATTACGTGATCTACAGCCAGTGGCCTATAAACCCCGTCATTTGTCATATGGCGAAAGATTACAagtgaaacaaataataaaagaacaaattgAGAGTGGAATAATACGACAAAGTGAATCTCCTTATGCAAGCCCAATAGTCCTTGTCAAAAAGAAAAACGGAGACACAAGATTATGTGTAGATTATCGTgacgtaaataaaaaagtattacgtAATAATTATCCTCTACCACGGATACAAGATCAGATTGACGCCCTTGCCAaagctgtatatttttgtactctTGATATGAAATCGGGATTTCACCAAGTTGAAATAGAAGAGAATTCAAAACATATAACTGCTTTTGTGACACCAGATGGACTTTACGAGTACAATCGAATGCCGTTTGGTTTTATAAACTCCCCATCGTGTTATCAAAGTGCCATCGATAAAGCCCTTGGACCACTTAAAGACGATATTGCGTTTGTTTACGTTGATGATGTGTTGTGCCCCTCTCGAACCATTCAAGAAGGTCTTAAGAACTTAAGAAAGGTCATTGACGCCCTTTCGAAGGCcggatttgttttaaacataaaaaaatgtaactttttccaaacatCTGTGGAATATTTGGGTGTTGTGATCGAAAACGGTACGGTAAAACCTAGTTCGCGAAAAGTTGACGCGCTCGCTCAAACATCAGCTCCTAAAGATGTAAAAGGTGTTCGTCAATTATTAGGACTGGCTGGATACTTTAGACGTTTCGTGAAAAACTTTGCAACTTTGACAGCACCGATATCTGCACTGTTACGTAAGGGAAAAACTTTTGAGTGGACAAGTGAATGTGAAAATGTGCGATTGGATTTAGTGAAACGATTGACTTCTTATccgattttgaacatttttgatcCGGAACTGACTACCGAACTACATACAGACGCGAGTTCGCTTGGATTGGGTGCCATACTTATGCAAAAAGACTTAAATAATGTGCTTCATCCAGTGGCGTATTACTCTAGGCGTACAACTGATTGTGAATCGCGATATCATTCTTATGATTTGGAAACTCTAGCGATAGTGGAAGCCACTCAGTATTTTCGCACATATCTGTATGGTATAAAGTTTACAATCTATACAGACTGTAATTCAGTAAGGGCTACAGCACTCAAAAAGGAACTACACCCCCGCGTTGCAAGATGGTGGATAAAATTGCAggactttaattttgatatagaaTATAGACCAGGACATAAAATGGCACATGTCGACTATTTAAGTCGAAATACAGCATCTCCGACAAAACGAATTTTAGCAGCACGAATTATTGCTAACAAACCAAAGACAATTTGTGAATATCAATCAGAGGATGTGTTTTGTcagacaataataaacaaaacgcATCATGAGACGGGATATATAGTGAAAGacaatttagtgtttttacaATGTTCAAATGATGGTCGCGAACGTTGTTTTGTACCTGTAGCAGCTCGACTAGAGATAATGAAACTGTATCATGATAACTCGTCTCATATTGGTGctgataaaatgttaatgaaattacGTGAGGACTTAATATGGCCACGCATGGGTAAAACAGTACGCAAATATGTTGCAAATTGTAGATCGTGTGTGTTGGGTAAATCTTTTACTGGAAAACGGAGTGGATTGTGTCAACAGAAAACGAAACCTTCAAGTAAAATGGATACGTGGCATATTGACCATGCCGGACCTTTGGTCAAATCTAATAAATGCACTCAAATTTTAGTGGTTATAGACGCTTTTACTAAATTTGTGCGATTTTGTCCTATTAGACAAAAAAATGCCGAATGTACTATAAAGGCATTAGATGCATTATTTATGGAATTGGGTCGACCAAAACGAATAATAGCTGATCGGGGAACAGCATTTGTAGCGAGTAAATTTCGAGAATTTCTCAATGATAACTCTGTTGAGCTACACCTAATTGTAACAGGAGTTCCTAGAGGTAATGGACAAGTGGAACGCGTTATGAGAAGTTTGTTTAATGCGATGCGTGCTGTGTTGAATGAAAAAGACGAAAATAAATGGACAAAAGTGCTACCTGATATTGAGGacgattttaatgtaactgtGAACAAATCGACAGGATTCGCGCCGTGGATATTAATGTTTGGTGAAAATCGACGTCTGAGAGCAACTAACGAACTGTTAAATGGTGTGCCAATACAGACAAGTGATGTGGACGCTGAAATACTTAGACAACAAGCTCACAGTCGCGTGTGCGAAGTAACCAGTAGAacaattacaaactttaataagAAAAGAGTGCCGGCAATACCATACGCTGTTGGTGATAAAGTTGTTGTTGAAAATAGTCAGCTGTCGAATGGAGGAAAATTGAAACCAAAGTATCACGGACCCTTTGAGGTAACGCATTGTTTACCTAATGAGAGGTACGCACTCCGAAGGATTGGCAGCCGAGGTAGAACAACAATAGCAGCGCATGAACAGTTACGAACCTGGCCAGatacagaaattctataaggtatgatggatatagatttatttaataagattgatgtgtgaatgtgtgtaaaggtccctgcttagtaggctgtttaaggtccctgtgtatcaggctatatgtaaaggtccctgcttagtaggctatgattaaggtccctgctcggcaggctatttttaaggtccctgcgtcgcaggctatgtttgaggtccctactttgcaggctatgtttaaggtccctactttgcaggctatgtttaaaggtccctgctcggcagg includes these proteins:
- the LOC109598825 gene encoding hatching enzyme 1.2 isoform X2, with the translated sequence MWRNEVSPSCASLLCWCHAVFARFLLPYVPDHVDPPVPYEDVAFHNGADDLPEEIFDPEVTPGLFQGDMAMNEDIYNYWRVGIRFDTFPEKLWKNRTIPYVISPLYDGSDRVTIYKAIRTLNFMTCVRFVPWNGKSKDYLLIWPIKYPKGCWSFVGRFGGAQIVSLEPPNHRGPNCLGSEGRAIHELMHALGIFHEQSRWDRDKFVKIHEDNIIPRYRGNFDKQSLENTTYSFEYDYDSIMHYGTGFFSKEKGKPTITPKMPGGKIGQRKGMSKGDCLKVNDLYKCFDNPKWRRKYYTICQYLGI
- the LOC109598825 gene encoding hatching enzyme 1.2 isoform X3, yielding MCGGLLCWCHAVFARFLLPYVPDHVDPPVPYEDVAFHNGADDLPEEIFDPEVTPGLFQGDMAMNEDIYNYWRVGIRFDTFPEKLWKNRTIPYVISPLYDGSDRVTIYKAIRTLNFMTCVRFVPWNGKSKDYLLIWPIKYPKGCWSFVGRFGGAQIVSLEPPNHRGPNCLGSEGRAIHELMHALGIFHEQSRWDRDKFVKIHEDNIIPRYRGNFDKQSLENTTYSFEYDYDSIMHYGTGFFSKEKGKPTITPKMPGGKIGQRKGMSKGDCLKVNDLYKCFDNPKWRRKYYTICQYLGI
- the LOC109598825 gene encoding hatching enzyme 1.2 isoform X1; amino-acid sequence: MKCPLHVLVRSVDSATTIMRYTYALLGLLCWCHAVFARFLLPYVPDHVDPPVPYEDVAFHNGADDLPEEIFDPEVTPGLFQGDMAMNEDIYNYWRVGIRFDTFPEKLWKNRTIPYVISPLYDGSDRVTIYKAIRTLNFMTCVRFVPWNGKSKDYLLIWPIKYPKGCWSFVGRFGGAQIVSLEPPNHRGPNCLGSEGRAIHELMHALGIFHEQSRWDRDKFVKIHEDNIIPRYRGNFDKQSLENTTYSFEYDYDSIMHYGTGFFSKEKGKPTITPKMPGGKIGQRKGMSKGDCLKVNDLYKCFDNPKWRRKYYTICQYLGI